A window of Pseudomonas putida genomic DNA:
GTTGCGAAGCGTCGGCGCTGCTGGCCGGCAGCGGCATCGGCCCGGCGGACCTGGGCCATGCCGATGCGCGCATCACCACCCAACAGGAACTGCAGGTGTGTGCCAATGCCGTTGCCCGGCGCGAGGATATCGGCCTGGAACTGGGCCGGCGCATGCATGTGTCGTGCTACGGTATGCTCGGTTACGCCCTGCTCTCCAGTGCCACTTTGGGTGACGCCTTGCGCCTGGCGCTGCAGTACCCGGCACTGCTGGGAACAGTCTTCAAGCTGCGCCTGCTCGACGACGGCCAGCGCGTCTGGCTCAGCGCCAGCGACTACCACGACAGCCCGACGCTGACCGCCTTCAATGCCGAGTTCTGCCTGGTATCGCTGAAAGTCATCTGCGACGACCTGCTCGGCCGCCCACTGCCGCTGCTGGGGGCCCGTTTCGAACACCCACGCCCCGGCTACCACGCGCTCTACGCCGGGGCATTCCCGTGCCCGGTCGGTTTCGGCGCCGAGGACAATGCCTTTGCCTTCGAACGGCGCTGGCTGGACACACCACTGCCGCTGGCCGACCCGATTACCCACAAGGCAATGAGCGAACGTTGCCGACGGCTGAACCTGGAATTCACCGGCCGCCAGGCCTGGCTGGGGCGGATTCGCCAACTGCTGGTGCAGCAACTGGATGCGGCACCCGGGCTTGAAGGGCTGGCGCGGCAGATGAACTGCTCGTCGCGCACCTTGCGCCGGCATTTGCAGGCGTTGGGCAGCAGTTATCAACAGCTGCTGGATGAACTAAGGTTCGAGCGGGCCAAGCAGTTGCTGGCTGATGAGCAGATGCCGATCTACCGGATTGCCGAAACCTTGGGGTTCAGCGAAACGGCCAGTTTCCGGCATGCCTTTCAGCGTTGGAGTGGTGTGGCGCCCAGTCACTTCCGCGGTTGACCTGCACCGGCCTCTTCGCGGGCTTGCCCGCTCCCACCGGTCTTCCACAACTTTCGAGAGTTGTGGAGATCCTGTGGGAGCGGGCAAGCCCGCGAAGAGGCCGGCGCAGGAAAAACAGGCCAGAGACCTTGGCCACATCGATCCCCTTTTGGCCATTTGCGTCGTTCTCCCCCACTGGCCCGCCCATGAAAATGGGCCCACGCCAGTACCTACCGGAGAACAACAATGCTGACGATCTATTCCGATGACCACCGCCTGCACCACGGCCGCTGCGAGCTGATCGACGGCAAGCTGATGCCCTGTTTCGAAATGCCGTCACGCGCCGACCATGTGCTCGACCAGGTCAAAAAGCGCAACCTCGGCGACATCCAGGGGCCCACAGACTTCGGCCGCGCACCGTTGCTGCGCATCCACAGTGCCGACTACCTGAACTTCTTCGAAGGTGCCTGGGCGCGCTGGGCCGCACTGGGCCAGGAAGGCGACCTGCTGCCGTTCACCTGGCCCGCACGCACCCTGCGCCAGGTAAAACCCACCGGTCTGCACGGTGAACTGGGCTACTACAGCTTCGATGCCGGCGCACCGATCACCGCCGGTACCTGGCAGGCCGCCTACAGCGCCGCCCAGGTCGCCCTCACCGCTCAGGCGGCAATCCAGCAAGGCGCACATTCCGCCTTCGCCCTGTGCCGCCCGCCAGGGCACCACGCGGCTGGCGAAGTCATGGGCGGCTATTGCTACCTGAACAACGCTGCCATCGCAGCCCAGGCCTTCCTCGACCAAGGCCGGCACAAGGTCGCCATCCTCGACGTCGACTACCACCACGGCAACGGCACCCAGGACATCTTCTACCACCGCAACGATGTTTTCTTCGCCTCGATCCATGGCGACCCGCGCGACGAGTTCCCGTTCTTCCTCGGCTATGCCGACGAAACCGGCGAAGGTGCCGGCGAAGGCTGCAACATCAACTACCCACTGCCGGCCGGCAGCGACTGGGCAGCCTGGAGCGCCGCCCTGGAAGATGCGTGCCAGCGCATCGCCGCCTATGACGCCGACGTGCTGGTGGTCTCGCTGGGCGTGGACACCTTCAAGGACGACCCGATTTCGCAGTTCAAGCTGGACAGCCCGGACTACCTGGAAATGGGCAAGCGCATCGCCCGGCTCGGCAAGCCGACCCTGTTCGTGATGGAAGGCGGCTACGCTGTGGAAGAAATCGGCATCAACGCAGTCAATGTGCTGGAAGGCTTCCAGCGCGCCCAGCCAGGAGCCCGGTAATGGCCCGACTCAAACGTCTGCTCGCCCCGTTCATCGCCGCGACCCTGTTCGCCGGTGCCCTGCAAGCCCAGGCCGAACAGCGCACCCTGCGGGTGTACAACTGGTTCGACTACATCACCCCGCAAACCCTCACCGAGTTCCAGAAAGGCAGCGGGGTGAAGCTGGTCTACGACATCTTCGACACCAACGAGGCGCTGGAAGCCAAGCTGCTGACCGGCAACTCCGGATACGACGTGGTGGTGCCGTCCAATGTGTTCCTCGCCAAGCAGATCGAAGCGGGAGTGTTCCAGCCGCTGGACCGCAGCAAGCTGCCGAACTGGCAGCACCTGGACCCGGCGCTGATGAAGCTGATCGAGGCCAACGACCCCGGCAACAAGTTTGCCGTGCCCTACATGTACGGCACGGTGCTGATCGGCTTCAACCCGGCCAAGGTAAAGGCGGCGCTCGGCGACAATGCCCCGGTGGACAGCTGGGATCTGATCTTCAAGGAAGAAAACATCGCCAAGCTCAAACAGTGCGGCGTCGCCCTGCTCGACTCGCCTTCGGAGATCATGCCGCTGGCGTTGCAGTACCTGGGCCTGCCGCCGAACAGCGACAAGCCGGCCGACTACAAGCAGGCCGAGGCTCTGATGCTGAAGATTCGCCCGCACATCACCTACTTCCATTCCTCGAAGTACATGGCTGACATCGCCAATGGCGATATCTGCGTGGCAGTGGGCTACAGCGGCAGCTTCTCCCAGGCCGCCAACCGCGCCCGCGAGGCGAAGAATGGCGTGGTAGTGGACATGCGCCTGCCCAAGGAAGGTGCACCGATCTGGTTCGATATGCTGGCGATTCCGAAGAACGCGGCCAACCCGGAAGATGCCCATGCATTCATCAACTACCTGCTGCAACCCGAGGTGATTGCGCCGATCAGCGACTTTGTCGGGTACCCGAACCCGAACAAGGATGCGACCGACAAGGTAAGCCCGGCGATTCGCAACAACCCCAACCTGTACCCGACGGCGGAGGCGATGGCCAAGCTTTACACGCTCAAGCCTTTGGCAAGGGATGCCGAGCGGGCGCGGACCAGGGCCTGGACGCGGATCAAGTCCGGTACCTGAGTCGCCTGCTTCGCGGGCATGCCCGCTCCCACATTGATCGCATAACAGGCGAACCAGGTGGGAGCGGGCGTGCCCGCGAAGGGCCGCACAGCGGCCCCATTCACTTTCTCCAGGCCTTGCGCAAGCGCATCAACGCCTCGGCAATCTCCCCCTCCGGCACCGCTGCAAATCCCAGCACCAGCCCGGCGCGCTCATCCACAGGTACCTCGCTATCCGCCAGCCAGAAGTTGCTCAGCGGTGTTACCTCCACCCCTACCGCTTCAGCCTTGGCCACCAGTTCCTGCTCCCGCGCAAAGTTATCCACATCGACCTTTACATGCAGCCCGGCCGCTACTTCCGGCATGCCGCACAACCCCGGAATATCCACAGGCCAGCCGGCCTTGAGCACATTGCGCCGGCTCAGCGCCGCCTTGCGCATGCGCCGGATATGCCGCTGGAAGTGCCCGCGGGCCATGAACTCGGCCATTACGCACTGGCTACTGACTTCCGAATGCCGCACTGCCAGCGCCCTGCCCTGGCTGAATGCCTGCGCCAGTTGCGGCGGCAGTACCAGGTAGCCCAGGCGCAACGCCGGAAAGGCGATCTTGCCGAAGGTGCCGACGTACAGTACCCGCCCGTGCTGGTCGAGCGCCGCAAGCGGGGCCAAGGGCGCGCCGCTGTAGCGGTATTCGCCGTCGTAGTCGTCTTCAATGATCCAGCCATCGCTGCGCTCGGCCCAGGCCAGCAATTCCAGGCGTCGCGCCAGGCTCATGGTCACCCCGGTTGGGTACTGGTGGGCCGGCGTGACATAGGCCAGCCGGCAACCCGCCAGCTGCCCGAGCTGACGACAGTCCATGCCGTCCTCGTCCACCGGTACGCCATGCAACCGGCCACCGGCCAGCGCAAAGGCATGCCCGGCTGCGCGGTATCCCGGGTTTTCCACAGCTACGCCATCGCCCGGCTGCAACAGTAACTGTGCACAAAGGCTGATGGCCTGCTGTGCACCACTGGTGATCACAATTTGTTCAGCCGTACAACTCAGACCACGCGAGCGACGCAGGTAGGCCGCGATCAGTTCGCGCAACAGCGGTTCGCCTGCCGGGTCGCCATAGCCCAGCTGTGCGGGACCCGGGTTGCGCCAGAAACCCGCCTGCAGCTTGGCCCAGACGTCGAACGGGAACAGGTCGAACGCCGGAATACCGACGCGAAAAGCACGCGGAGCACCGCTTCTTGGCGGCGGCAAATGGTTACTTTTCAGACGCTGCAAAGGCTCGCTGAAACGTCGCCTGCTGGATGAATCCTCAGTATCTCCTGATGAAAATGTGGATAAACCTGTTGATAACCACCCGGATAACCCTGTGGATACTTGTGTGGATAGTTTTGCAGTGGAGAGTTTCGGCAGCTGGCTGACATAGGTGCCGTCGCCTACCCGGCTTTCGATGTAGCCCTCGGCATACAGCTGGTCATAGGCCCGCACCACGCTGTTGCGCGAAAGCGCCAGCATGGCAGCCAGATCACGGGTAGCGGGCAGACGCGTGCCACTGCTCAGGCGCCCGTCCAGCACTCGCGCACGTAGCGCCTGGTACAGCTGCTGGCTGAGCCCGCGGCGGCGATCGAGAGCGATCCCGGCAGGGTCGAAAGGCAATACGAGGGGGCGCTCGCTCATGGTATTGGACCTATGAAAACAGCTGCTAATGGCTCTTACTATGAACCAATAGCCTGCCTAGGATAGGGCCATCGCACAAGGAAACCGAGCATGTACAACAGCAAACCCCATCAGGAACACGACCTCGGGCGTCTGCACCAGCACATGCTCGCTACCCGGCTGGCCATCCTGGTCAGCCAGGGCGAACAAGGCCTGCTGGCCACGCACCTGCCCGTGCTGGTCAATACCGCCGAAGGCGAATTCGGCACCGTCTATGCCCATCTGGCGCGGGCCAACCGCCAATGGTGCGACCTGGAGCAAGGAAGCGAAGCCCTGCTGGTGTTCCCCGGCGCCGATGCCTATGTCAGCCCCGGCTACTACCCGAGCAAGGCCGACAACCCCAAGGTAGTGCCAACCTGGAACTACCTGGCCGTGCACGCCTATGGCACGGCTGAAGTGATACACGACGCCGAGCCTCTGCTGGCCATTGTCAGCCGCCTGACCGAGCGCCACGAACAAGGCCGCAGCGAACCGTGGAACGTCAGCGATGCCCCGCGTGACTACCTCGACGGCATGCTGCGCGCCATCGTCGGCATCCGCCTGCCCATCGCCCGCCTGCAAGGCGCGCGCAAGCTCAGCCAGAACCGCTCTGAGCAAGACATTGCCGGCGTGCGCGAAGGCCTGAGCGCCAGCCCCGATTACCTGGATAACCAACTCGCGGCGCACATGCGCCCACTCTGAAGGAACAGCCCCATGTCCAGCGTTACCCTGCGCCCCGTCACTGCCCAAGACCATGCTGCCTGGCTTGCCCTGTGGCACGCCTATCTGCGCTTCTATGAATCCGAACTGAGCGATGAGGTGAGCCTCAGCACCTGGCAGCGCCTGCTCGACCCCACCGAGCCGACCCATTCAGTCCTGGCCTGGGTCGATGGCAAGGCGGTGGGCATGGTCAACTTCATCTACCATCGTACCAACTGGAGTATCGGCAACGCCTGCTACCTGCAGGACCTGTACGTGGACAGCGCGCAGCGCGGCCTGGGAATCGGCCGCCAGCTGATCGAGCACGTCTACGCAAGAGCCAAGGCCGACAACTGCAGCAAGGTGTACTGGGTGACCCACGAGACCAACGCCACCGCCATCAGCCTGTACCAGCAGGTTGCCGAGCGCTCGGGCTTCATACAATTCCGCAAAGAGTTCTAAGCCCGAACATGACCGACGCATTGAACTGGAAACCCGCTGCAGCCCCCAAGGCCGAGCCCATCGACGGCCGCTTCATCCGCCTTGAAAAGCTCGACCCGGCGCGCCATG
This region includes:
- a CDS encoding AraC family transcriptional regulator, producing MLHSHLTTLNAVSLILNVFQADGCEASALLAGSGIGPADLGHADARITTQQELQVCANAVARREDIGLELGRRMHVSCYGMLGYALLSSATLGDALRLALQYPALLGTVFKLRLLDDGQRVWLSASDYHDSPTLTAFNAEFCLVSLKVICDDLLGRPLPLLGARFEHPRPGYHALYAGAFPCPVGFGAEDNAFAFERRWLDTPLPLADPITHKAMSERCRRLNLEFTGRQAWLGRIRQLLVQQLDAAPGLEGLARQMNCSSRTLRRHLQALGSSYQQLLDELRFERAKQLLADEQMPIYRIAETLGFSETASFRHAFQRWSGVAPSHFRG
- a CDS encoding histone deacetylase family protein yields the protein MLTIYSDDHRLHHGRCELIDGKLMPCFEMPSRADHVLDQVKKRNLGDIQGPTDFGRAPLLRIHSADYLNFFEGAWARWAALGQEGDLLPFTWPARTLRQVKPTGLHGELGYYSFDAGAPITAGTWQAAYSAAQVALTAQAAIQQGAHSAFALCRPPGHHAAGEVMGGYCYLNNAAIAAQAFLDQGRHKVAILDVDYHHGNGTQDIFYHRNDVFFASIHGDPRDEFPFFLGYADETGEGAGEGCNINYPLPAGSDWAAWSAALEDACQRIAAYDADVLVVSLGVDTFKDDPISQFKLDSPDYLEMGKRIARLGKPTLFVMEGGYAVEEIGINAVNVLEGFQRAQPGAR
- a CDS encoding polyamine ABC transporter substrate-binding protein, translating into MARLKRLLAPFIAATLFAGALQAQAEQRTLRVYNWFDYITPQTLTEFQKGSGVKLVYDIFDTNEALEAKLLTGNSGYDVVVPSNVFLAKQIEAGVFQPLDRSKLPNWQHLDPALMKLIEANDPGNKFAVPYMYGTVLIGFNPAKVKAALGDNAPVDSWDLIFKEENIAKLKQCGVALLDSPSEIMPLALQYLGLPPNSDKPADYKQAEALMLKIRPHITYFHSSKYMADIANGDICVAVGYSGSFSQAANRAREAKNGVVVDMRLPKEGAPIWFDMLAIPKNAANPEDAHAFINYLLQPEVIAPISDFVGYPNPNKDATDKVSPAIRNNPNLYPTAEAMAKLYTLKPLARDAERARTRAWTRIKSGT
- a CDS encoding PLP-dependent aminotransferase family protein produces the protein MSERPLVLPFDPAGIALDRRRGLSQQLYQALRARVLDGRLSSGTRLPATRDLAAMLALSRNSVVRAYDQLYAEGYIESRVGDGTYVSQLPKLSTAKLSTQVSTGLSGWLSTGLSTFSSGDTEDSSSRRRFSEPLQRLKSNHLPPPRSGAPRAFRVGIPAFDLFPFDVWAKLQAGFWRNPGPAQLGYGDPAGEPLLRELIAAYLRRSRGLSCTAEQIVITSGAQQAISLCAQLLLQPGDGVAVENPGYRAAGHAFALAGGRLHGVPVDEDGMDCRQLGQLAGCRLAYVTPAHQYPTGVTMSLARRLELLAWAERSDGWIIEDDYDGEYRYSGAPLAPLAALDQHGRVLYVGTFGKIAFPALRLGYLVLPPQLAQAFSQGRALAVRHSEVSSQCVMAEFMARGHFQRHIRRMRKAALSRRNVLKAGWPVDIPGLCGMPEVAAGLHVKVDVDNFAREQELVAKAEAVGVEVTPLSNFWLADSEVPVDERAGLVLGFAAVPEGEIAEALMRLRKAWRK
- a CDS encoding FMN-binding negative transcriptional regulator is translated as MYNSKPHQEHDLGRLHQHMLATRLAILVSQGEQGLLATHLPVLVNTAEGEFGTVYAHLARANRQWCDLEQGSEALLVFPGADAYVSPGYYPSKADNPKVVPTWNYLAVHAYGTAEVIHDAEPLLAIVSRLTERHEQGRSEPWNVSDAPRDYLDGMLRAIVGIRLPIARLQGARKLSQNRSEQDIAGVREGLSASPDYLDNQLAAHMRPL
- a CDS encoding GNAT family N-acetyltransferase, whose product is MSSVTLRPVTAQDHAAWLALWHAYLRFYESELSDEVSLSTWQRLLDPTEPTHSVLAWVDGKAVGMVNFIYHRTNWSIGNACYLQDLYVDSAQRGLGIGRQLIEHVYARAKADNCSKVYWVTHETNATAISLYQQVAERSGFIQFRKEF